The DNA region GCACATAGCTGTCATCCTACTCATCAGAACGTCATCACCGAAATCTCCCGCCACAAGTCACATAATAACGTCCTACTAACACCACGGGTTTCACTCAACCGCTGATCATGACCAATTTTAGAAAATGTGCCGTGATCGTGCGTATACTGCGGCTTGCTCTGGCAAGACATACACGTAtgatcaaaaaagaaaaggaagaggaaaaaacaaaaacaacaagcgGAGAGCCGACAGGTGTCTAAAATCAACTGACAGGACAATATTCTCTGCCTTTGAAGCTTCAGTTATTCGatgcattttttctctttttccacTAATCATCCCAACCATCTCTAAACATCGCGATTTATCGTATTTTTTTATCAGTTTATATCTACCTGTGAAGATTATATGTACTACTTATTATATTTTGATTGtttaataaaacacacacaaaaaatgatcGATGCAGTCGACTCCTAAACGAGCTTCAGATTTGTTGCGATGCACCGTCGATATTGGATTTAAGTTGAAACGAACAATACAAAACGAGGTATTGGGTACGCCTACCACACGTCTACATACCCTCACGATCTGCATGTATTGTGAACATGTTCATATCAACATCAACAATtatgcatatataatatattcatacatatatacatatattgatgTATAATAGGCTCTAAGTGTATGTGCTCGTGACTGGTACAAACAATTCATACATCATAAAGGAGAGAAAACATAACCAAATGGAATTCATATTTTGTTGCATAATCTAGACTGTTTGGGCTTCTTGCGGTGCTTGCAACTTCATtttaaagatacatatatatatatatgaagggtttgtttgcaaaaaccgataagtccatttttgaagattttgaagtacggtctctgtcataaagtacaaaataataccttttaaatgatatattggtcactacatacaaaggtatatttttgaagttatggtcaaaagaagcgacaattttcttattattctttttatttttcttgacctttaatcgcaaatatctccatttggcaaatatggacttatcggtttttgcaaacaaactcttcatatatatatatatatatatatatatatatatatagcgaaaactttgagcaaagaaaatgggttttcatcgggattcgaattccgatgaaaacccatcttctttgctcaaagttttcgctatttattattacaattgtttctggtcagtttttccttccttgtttcaaaaaaaaaaatatgttaatatatatatatatatatatatatatatatatatatacatatatatatatatatatatatatatatatatatatatgtatatatatatatatatatatatatatatatatatgtgatggATTCGTATGCAATCTCTTCAGATGGACACGTTGTTgcaataaagaacaaagaaatcctCGGTTTAACGTGATGTGGGTTCTTTATTCTGTTACACAGCATGTATCGGCGATGTGTAACTGTGCATATACTGCAAACTTGCGCTTGCTAGTGTGATAcgtagttatatatatataactacgTATCACACTAGCAAGCGCAAGTTTGCAGTATATGCACAGTTACACATCGCCGATACATGCTGTGTAACAGAATAAAGAACCCACATCACGTTAAACCGaggatttctttgttctttattgcAACAACGTGTCCATCTGAAGAGATTGCATACGAATCCATCACAGCTTCAACAACTCTTATATATTGGATTCAGGATGCAACTTGCACTATTGACATTTATCGTGCTATAACAACTTACTCACCATCAAGAGGCTGTGATTCCAGAACCATACCATGGCTGATGTAGAGAAATTAAAGTTGATCAGGAGAAACACCAAAGGGGGATTGACACGCACCTTAAACTCAATCGACAGGCTATTAAAGGACACCTTTGGTGAGGTCGACACCTTAAAGGGATACATAGCCAAGGCGGAAAGTCAATTCAAACAAGTTGAAAGCAAGCATGCGGAGCTGGTCGAAAATATAACAGATGAAGCGACATTCGAAGAAGAGGAGACCTGGATGGGAGAGTGTGAGAGTAGGTTTGTGGAGACCATCGTACGTGCGAGAAAGTCCATTGGGTCCGCAAGCTGCCGTGAGCCGCCTACCTCCCAGCCTGTGACGCCGTCAACTCCCCAAACTTCTACACCATCTGTTGTTCAAGATCCGGCACCGCAAGCCGAGACTGTGTCATGGCAACCCCGATCTACAAGTCCAGAACCGATTGCTCCCTTAGCTCCGCCCTCTCCGATGCATCGACATTCATCTTGCACACCTAAGATGCAGAAGATGAAATTTCCTACTTTCAACGGTGATATCAAGGACTACCAGCGTTTCCGTACCTTGTTTCAACATTGTGCTGCTGACCTCACAGAGATAGAGTGTTTCTACCAACTCACTCAAGCCATGATTAATGCTCGTGAACGAAACATGATAAAGGGCTGCATTAATGTGCAGAGGGCTTGGCAGGTACTTGATGAGAAGTACGGAGACCAAGACAGAGTTGTCGACAGTCTTCTTCGTGACTTGGAAAACCTGAAGCCGTACGAAATCAAGGGCAAGATTAGTCTAAGTGCCATGACTGGGTTTGTTCAAACCTTGCAGGTATTTGAGATGCAGGCCGAATCAATCGGCCTCTCTGGGGAGCTGAATAGTAAAATCATGCTAAGTCAGATCAAGCAAAAGATGCCTGAGGGACATCGCATCGCCTACTACAGAGATGTCAGAGACGAGCATATCAGTGACTCCCTTGGAGGCTTGGTCAAATGGCTACATAGACAGCTCCTACTCCAAGAGAAGGCGAAGTCACCATTCCCAGAGAAGACGAGTACCTGTGAGATGAGTCAAAACAGAGGAAGCAAGTCTTCAAATGCAGCAGCGTGGAATCCACCTAAACAGATCCAATCTAAAGAGGGGAAGCGTACCGGGGTTCCCAAGTGTCCTCTTCATGTCAACTCGAATACGCACTtcctgaaaatgtgcatcaagTTCAGGAACCTCAGTCTAAAGGAAAAGTATGACGTCATGAAACAGAATGACATCTGCAGCAGATGTGGTCATGACAACTGTCCTGCAGGGAAATCCCCATACGACCACAAGTTATGTCAGTTTGCGTCGCCATGCAAGGTTCAGAGTTGTGGAGATGATTCCCACTTCTCTGCTATCTGCCCTGTCGTATATGGAGGGAGAGATCAAGGCTCGTCATCTTCACAGGATCGCAATGTGCCACCAACACGTCCACACACCACTTCAGCGAGTGTGAAGACTGTCGCGAACAAGGACGCAGGCGCACTACAGAGCGTCCTTCCCACTGTGATGGGATATCTGCGACACGGAAATAACCGTCAGCTGGTGCGGATTCTCTTAGACGGTGGAAGTCAGGCTACCCTGGTAAGAGAGGGCATCTTCTCCAAGACCGAGAAAGATATCTATCAGGATCATGATCTGAGTCTGGTTGGCGGTACCAGGATCAGACGAAAGCTTCGACTATTAGATTGTTTCATCGAAGACATCGGGGGAAACTTGTCGTACCCAGTTTCCGTCACAGAAATAGACAAGCCTTGTGGAGAAGCCCCTGTCGTGCAAGCAGAAGACCTCCAGCAGTATCACCATCTACGGGAAGTGGATATTCACACCGCCTCGTCTGAAACTGTCGACATGTTGCTTGGCGTTGACAACACGCACTTGATGGTATGGGAGGAGTACATCCTTGGGGAAAAACCTGACGAGCCAGTGGCGGCGAGATGCCCCTTGGGATGGTTTATCCAAGGAGGACGTTCAGGAGGCCCTACAGCTCTGCTTAACTACGTCAACGTGTCGGCAATCGGTCCCCTAGAGGAGTTCCTCGGCCTGGAAACAGCAGCCTTGCAACCGAGAAGATGTAAGTGCTCAACAGAGATCTTGAACAGAGGAGCAACCGAAACCATGGAGCAAAGTGTTTCTCAACGTCAGGACGGCTCGTACGAAGTCAGATTGCCGTGGAAGAAGTCTCCTGACAGTTTGCCAGACAACTACGACTACGCCGTTAAGAGGTTGCATGGCTTAGAGAGACAGTTCAGAGACAGGCCTGAAGAGTGGGACGTGTACTGCAAGCAGATGAGGGACTTGCAACACAGAGGTGTCTCACGTCGTGTCAGTGACGCAGAAATTCGACAAGACAGAGAAGCTGGGAGAAAAATGTGGTTCTTGCCACATTTTGCGGTAAAGAAAGATTCAGCAACTACCCCAGTCAGGATCGTCTACGACGCAAAGGCAAGATTCCAAGGTCATTCTTTGAACGAGTACCTCGTGAAGGGTGAAGACCTGAATGCTGATCTGTTCAACGTGGCTCTGCGTTTCAGAGAGAACGAAGTAGGCGTCATCGCTGATATCAGAAAAATGTTTCAGGCAATCAAGATCCGCCCGGAAGATGCAAGGTTCCATCGGTACGTCTTTCGAGAAAACCCGAACCAACCCATTCAAGTCTATGAACTCACTACTGTGACATTCGGAGACAGGCCTTCTCCAACGGCAGCAATTGTCACACTCAGGCACGTCATAGATCGACACGCACCCGATGATGAGCAACTGAAGAAAGTCGTCACCGATCAATTCTACATGGACGACCTGAGTGAATCTGTCACCAATGTCGAGGAAGCCGTCAATCtgaaagccaagcttgtagaaacGCTTGCTAAGGGCAAGTTTGACATTCGCAAGTGGCAGTCGAACGCACAGGAAGTGTGCGACTCTGAGGAGGACACTCAGACCGCATCTGTGTTAGGAACAAAATGGAACCTTTCGACTGACACACTTAGTGTGAAAAAAGTCAAGCCAATGGAAGATGTTGTCCTAACCAAACGCAAGTTGTTGGCTCACACCGCATCATACTATGATGTGTTTGGTATGCTTTCTGGAATGTTGATCCGGCCGAAGATTCTACTCCAGCAACTGTGGCAGTTAAATGTCGACTGGGACACGCCACTCAACGACAGACCTGAGCTCTGTCGAATCGTCAGGGAGATCAAGGTGGATTTGGAAGCAGCATCTACCATAGAGATCCCACGATGTCTCATTCCTGAGACATTGCGAGGGAAAAGGCCATTGCCAGAGGTTTCTCTACACGGAGCCAGTGATGCATCTGAAGATGCCATGGGCATCGGCGTCTGGTTGAGGTGGTCAGAGACTGAACAAACGGAAGTGCAGTTGTCCTTCGTCGCTGCAAGAGCCCGACTCACTCcactcaaacaaacaagcatgccAAGGAAGGAGCTTCAGGCCATTCTCCTCCTGTCAAGACTGATGGTTGCCCTGAAAGATGCCCTTCGTTTCAACATCTCCTATTCGAAGATGTGGACGGATAGTTTGACTGTAGTAAGGTGGCTGCGGGGACAGTCCAAGTCCTTTCGCTCGTTTGTCGCATACAGAGTGGGCGAAATCACCTCAGAGTTCGACCCTCACCAGGACATTGCCTACGTGCCGACTGATCAGAATGTCATTGACGTCGTCTCCAGAGGCACCACAGCGGAAGGAATGCTTGAGGTCATCAAGGGACCAACTTACCTGAAGCAACCACCTGAGTCCTGGCCAAAGACACCGCAGAACATCCAGGAAGACACTTCGGATCCAGAGAGGAAGAAATTCCACGTTCGAAATGCGAAGACACTAGCGCTGAAAGTCAATGCAGTGGCTCACACTACCGCAATCGTTGATCCCACCAGCTTCTCGAATTGGCAAAGGCTGAAGATGGTCACAGCTCGAGTGTTATCTGTGAAAGATGTTCCAAAGAAAGAGTGGTTCAAGAAGCTTACTCAGCAGATTTCGCAGTGGCCGTCTGCCAAACTCCTGAAGGAGGCCGAGTTGTACTGGATACGTCAAGCGCAGAAGGACATCAACTTTCAAGATGCCAACATAATGCGCCTCGATCCGTTCTTcgacgaagaagaaaaagtgtatCGCGTTGGAGGTCGCATTCGCCATGCTCCGATATCATACGACATTCGTCATCCCTATCTCCTCCCAAGGGAAAGCCACATCAGTCTACTGATTGTCAGAGATGGACACTCCCTTGCTCTCCATGGAGGACAACTCAGGACTGCGGCAGAAGTGAGGAGAAGGTATTGGGTTGTCGGTGACACAAGGCTCTCCAAACGCGTGGTGAAGGAATGCATCGTGTGCCGCAGGCATAGAGGGAGACCAGTCGAACAGAAAATGGCGGACCTCCCAGAGTGTCGTGTGAAGCCCTTCTCACCGCCATTTCAGACAACGCTCGTGGATTATCTCGGGCCGATAAACGTGAAGGTCAGCCGCAACATTACTGCCAAGGGTTACTGTGCTGTGTTCACATGTGCGGCTACCAGGGCTGTTCATCTCACTTGTGTCCAAGACCTTTCGACACAAGCTTTCCTGCAAGCCCTGGATCGCTTCATCAGCATCAGGGGTGCACCGGCCACCATCATCAGTGATAACGGGACCTGCTTCCGTGGTGCTTACAACACGATCAACACGCTCAATCTACGACTGGACCAGACAGAACTGAGGGAACACTGTAGTAGCTTCAAGGTGCAGTGGAAATTTGGGCCTCCTGGTGGACCCCACCATCAGGGCGCTGTCGAACGCATGGTGCAAGAAGTCAAGAAAGCCATGAAGCATCTTGTGAAAGCCGATCGTTTGCCTTTCCCTGAATGGGAAACAGTCTTCTGCCAGATTTCGGGGTTGATCAACAGTCGACCGATTACAGCTGTGTCATCTTCACCACTTGATCATCCCCCTCTTGCTCCGAATCATTTCCTCATCGGGAGAGGAGATCTTCCGAGCCCAGATGTTCCCTGTGCGCAGTACAATGGAGACTTCAAGAAGCGGAGAGAGCTGTGCAACGCAATGGTCGACAAGTTCTGGAAGCGTTGGATGGACTGCATACAGAAGCTCTCACCGCGCTCGAAAAACCAACGTGCAGCAGAGAACCTACAAGCGGGTGACGTTGTGCTCGTCATCGGAGAAGACAAGAGGCGCGGCACTTGGCGAATGGCTGAAATCGTGCAGACCTTCCCTGGAGACGATGAGCTGGTTCGCGTCGTCGAGCTTAGATACGCAGACAAGTCAGTCGCAAAGAGACCTGTCACCAAACTGATTCTTCTCATGAAGAGAACCGAGAGAGTGGACATTTAAAGTGTAACTGAAGGACTGAGTAAATAATCGCGTTCATCTGAAGAAAGGATTCAGTGTAGCCTTTGTTTGGCTTTCCTCGTTTGATCAGAACATTTTGGGCTACTAAGTTCTTGAATTTGGTTATTAACTCGAACAAGCAATTTCTTGCCTTAATGGAGGCGGTGAAACTTAATTTTACTCTGTTTGGACATTAGAAAACATTCTATTTGAGTGTTCGTTTGTCAACTGGTTTGAATTTCACTTTAGATCTATTTAGGTCTCGACCTTAGAGCAGTTATCTGTTCGTTGTTGTGTAAATAATCGCATTATTGTACACGTTTTGAGTGTTTATAAAGTGACTTCCGTCACGTTCAAGGGGGCAGGATGTCATGGAATGATACAGTATACTACGAGTCTCAAAATTAGGGTCTGAATTATAGACTGTTAGCAAAGAGTTCCGGTCAATCGTTCCACAAGAGCAGCAGTTTGCTCAGCAGTTGGCCACAGCAGTTTGCTTATAGTTTGGTTTTCTTGGACAATCTGACGAAGTCCAACAATCCAAGGTATGTCAAAAATCGTTCTTTTATGATTTGTGCACCATTTAAGGAACAAACAAAGCTTCCATGGTCAGGGAGTTAAGAGGAAAAACCGTAAATGAGAAATAAGATTATGTATgttcaaggtcaaggtcaaggtcatcgCCGTATACGCTGTACTACGTATAAGCGTCTATTGTTCCGTGTATTGTTCAATTGCATTAACGTTCAGTGTAGCGTGCGTGGTGCATGGTCCGCGGTGTGGAAAGTGTTAATGCGAATACGTTGAACGTTTTGGACGGTCTTTGTAAAGACCTCTCCCTATCGGAGAACGGTCCGAAATGATAGTATTGTGAATGTGAATCCGTGGAGTTTCAAACGGGTTTTCTGGTATTATGTATTGCTCACGTTAAAACGTATAAGTTGGATTATATCTTTTCGCGTATGTATATCATTACGATAGTTGTGTTAGGAACGCTCCACGCACGAAGTTCATGCACGCGGAGGGATATTAAAGTTGAAGTTATAGTGATATGTCTAGCTGTAGATTCTGTGATAGTCTCATTTAAGACCACAAAAAGCGTTGCTAGGGAGAATCTAATGCTCGTTGTTGTTAATGCACAATTTGCTACAGGACGTCTTATAGTGACATTGTTGTGAGATGTGGCATTGAGCGTTTACAATCATAAGATTCAAGATATATTGATTGTGTTAAATAAGTTTATTAACCGACGATGATTTGTCTGACTTAGACAGAATATTGAAAGTTCATTATGTTTATTCTGCTTGTAGATTACACCAGATACATAATGGCAATACTCATGATGATAGTTAACACAGTCACCCTCATTGAGTTAGTAAAAATGGATATAAATGTTGTTTGAATATTCTGgccaaaattgcttctttaagaaaagaaagaaagaaaatattcattatCGTCTTACTATTTCTGTGTAGAATTGAAATAGAGTATACTGATTTGTATGGCGTGCTATATGaataattttcttcttgtttgtatCTTACAGGAACCACTCATTCCAACACAGttgttgaatatatatatataactacgTATCACACTAGCAAGCGCAAGTTTGCAGTATATGCACAGTTACACATCGCCGATACATGCTGTGTAACAGAATAAAGAACCCACATCACGTTAAACCGaggatttctttgttctttattgcAACAACGTGTCCATCTGAAGAGATTGCATACGAATCcatcacaatatatatatatgagaataGTTTCACCAGAAATATGAGCTGATCAGTCTATAGGTGAGATTGCTTTTGTTTCTGTCACTTTATTAACATGTTCGTATACGTGATCAAGTGA from Diadema setosum chromosome 1, eeDiaSeto1, whole genome shotgun sequence includes:
- the LOC140237153 gene encoding uncharacterized protein — translated: MADVEKLKLIRRNTKGGLTRTLNSIDRLLKDTFGEVDTLKGYIAKAESQFKQVESKHAELVENITDEATFEEEETWMGECESRFVETIVRARKSIGSASCREPPTSQPVTPSTPQTSTPSVVQDPAPQAETVSWQPRSTSPEPIAPLAPPSPMHRHSSCTPKMQKMKFPTFNGDIKDYQRFRTLFQHCAADLTEIECFYQLTQAMINARERNMIKGCINVQRAWQVLDEKYGDQDRVVDSLLRDLENLKPYEIKGKISLSAMTGFVQTLQVFEMQAESIGLSGELNSKIMLSQIKQKMPEGHRIAYYRDVRDEHISDSLGGLVKWLHRQLLLQEKAKSPFPEKTSTCEMSQNRGSKSSNAAAWNPPKQIQSKEGKRTGVPKCPLHVNSNTHFLKMCIKFRNLSLKEKYDVMKQNDICSRCGHDNCPAGKSPYDHKLCQFASPCKVQSCGDDSHFSAICPVVYGGRDQGSSSSQDRNVPPTRPHTTSASVKTVANKDAGALQSVLPTVMGYLRHGNNRQLVRILLDGGSQATLVREGIFSKTEKDIYQDHDLSLVGGTRIRRKLRLLDCFIEDIGGNLSYPVSVTEIDKPCGEAPVVQAEDLQQYHHLREVDIHTASSETVDMLLGVDNTHLMVWEEYILGEKPDEPVAARCPLGWFIQGGRSGGPTALLNYVNVSAIGPLEEFLGLETAALQPRRCKCSTEILNRGATETMEQSVSQRQDGSYEVRLPWKKSPDSLPDNYDYAVKRLHGLERQFRDRPEEWDVYCKQMRDLQHRGVSRRVSDAEIRQDREAGRKMWFLPHFAVKKDSATTPVRIVYDAKARFQGHSLNEYLVKGEDLNADLFNVALRFRENEVGVIADIRKMFQAIKIRPEDARFHRYVFRENPNQPIQVYELTTVTFGDRPSPTAAIVTLRHVIDRHAPDDEQLKKVVTDQFYMDDLSESVTNVEEAVNLKAKLVETLAKGKFDIRKWQSNAQEVCDSEEDTQTASVLGTKWNLSTDTLSVKKVKPMEDVVLTKRKLLAHTASYYDVFGMLSGMLIRPKILLQQLWQLNVDWDTPLNDRPELCRIVREIKVDLEAASTIEIPRCLIPETLRGKRPLPEVSLHGASDASEDAMGIGVWLRWSETEQTEVQLSFVAARARLTPLKQTSMPRKELQAILLLSRLMVALKDALRFNISYSKMWTDSLTVVRWLRGQSKSFRSFVAYRVGEITSEFDPHQDIAYVPTDQNVIDVVSRGTTAEGMLEVIKGPTYLKQPPESWPKTPQNIQEDTSDPERKKFHVRNAKTLALKVNAVAHTTAIVDPTSFSNWQRLKMVTARVLSVKDVPKKEWFKKLTQQISQWPSAKLLKEAELYWIRQAQKDINFQDANIMRLDPFFDEEEKVYRVGGRIRHAPISYDIRHPYLLPRESHISLLIVRDGHSLALHGGQLRTAAEVRRRYWVVGDTRLSKRVVKECIVCRRHRGRPVEQKMADLPECRVKPFSPPFQTTLVDYLGPINVKVSRNITAKGYCAVFTCAATRAVHLTCVQDLSTQAFLQALDRFISIRGAPATIISDNGTCFRGAYNTINTLNLRLDQTELREHCSSFKVQWKFGPPGGPHHQGAVERMVQEVKKAMKHLVKADRLPFPEWETVFCQISGLINSRPITAVSSSPLDHPPLAPNHFLIGRGDLPSPDVPCAQYNGDFKKRRELCNAMVDKFWKRWMDCIQKLSPRSKNQRAAENLQAGDVVLVIGEDKRRGTWRMAEIVQTFPGDDELVRVVELRYADKSVAKRPVTKLILLMKRTERVDI